The proteins below come from a single Spirochaeta isovalerica genomic window:
- a CDS encoding methyl-accepting chemotaxis protein: MSSVSILFLSIVLISLINVLNVRKIIKNNIDEYSSDTLEQKKTMLRDNVIIAYQAMKDFYDRTVDLERLKKETGNRIKPYTDLAYSQIELYYQMNQAGLISEKEAKDRAKKAVEIMRFGEDGYFWIQDYEPRMIMHPIVTPEVNPDWYKPYGVKDVADPTGKKFVQAIVYDTEETGEAYSDYLWPRPGFDDPMPKISYMRRFTPWQWIIGTGVYVEASKEEAMQEAMDLIENMKYDGTNYFWINDTDLAMVMHPNNPKELKPEWYVPGGISTVTDPEGNQIFKDMVDVVLKSEDGEGFTEYMWDKPGFENEGPKPKLSFVKLLEPWQWVIGSGIYIDDINVEIAKKMDSGELLIRKNLIISTALLIASILISVVLFILISISITRPIDKIVRLSELMSQGDLTSSVRIRSRDEIRKIGDSFNDLIETLRSVALSIYNGAEEVSLGAEQLSISSQQVSQGATEQAASAEEVSASMEQMGSNIMHSADNSLQTEKIARKSADDAAKGREAVSQTVEAMNTIASKISIIGEIARQTNLLALNAAIEAARAGDSGKGFAVVASEVRKLAERSQTAAAEIGELSVSSVEIAERAGALLDEIAPAIKETSDLVQEISASSSEQRLGADQINKAISQLDKVVQQNASASEESASMAEELNSQAKLLKESISFFKLE, from the coding sequence ATGTCTTCCGTCTCTATTCTGTTTTTGTCTATCGTTTTAATCAGTCTGATCAATGTATTGAATGTAAGGAAAATCATTAAAAACAATATTGATGAATATTCTTCAGATACATTGGAACAAAAAAAAACCATGCTGCGGGACAATGTCATTATAGCCTATCAGGCTATGAAAGATTTCTATGACCGGACAGTCGACCTTGAAAGGTTGAAGAAGGAAACAGGAAACAGGATAAAACCCTACACGGATCTGGCATACAGCCAAATAGAGCTTTATTATCAAATGAACCAAGCAGGACTCATATCCGAAAAAGAAGCGAAAGATAGAGCCAAAAAAGCCGTGGAAATCATGCGTTTCGGAGAGGACGGCTATTTCTGGATTCAGGATTACGAGCCGCGAATGATAATGCATCCCATAGTCACACCCGAAGTCAATCCCGACTGGTACAAGCCATACGGGGTAAAGGATGTAGCAGATCCGACAGGAAAGAAATTCGTCCAGGCAATAGTATACGACACAGAAGAAACCGGTGAAGCTTACAGCGACTACCTCTGGCCCAGGCCGGGATTCGATGACCCGATGCCCAAGATTTCCTATATGAGACGATTTACTCCCTGGCAGTGGATAATCGGAACAGGTGTTTATGTAGAGGCTTCGAAAGAAGAAGCCATGCAGGAAGCGATGGATCTTATTGAAAATATGAAATACGACGGTACGAATTATTTCTGGATAAACGATACGGACCTGGCTATGGTTATGCATCCCAACAATCCGAAGGAACTGAAACCGGAATGGTATGTTCCCGGAGGAATATCTACTGTCACCGATCCCGAGGGAAACCAGATATTTAAAGATATGGTGGATGTCGTCCTTAAATCGGAAGACGGAGAGGGCTTTACCGAATATATGTGGGACAAGCCCGGCTTTGAAAACGAGGGTCCCAAACCGAAACTATCATTTGTCAAACTGCTGGAACCATGGCAATGGGTTATAGGTTCAGGTATATATATTGACGATATTAACGTCGAAATAGCAAAGAAGATGGATTCGGGAGAACTGCTGATCAGAAAAAACCTGATCATTTCTACAGCACTTCTAATCGCTTCCATCCTCATATCTGTCGTTCTTTTCATACTGATTTCCATTTCCATAACCCGTCCAATCGATAAAATTGTACGGCTTTCAGAACTAATGTCTCAGGGGGATCTGACTTCTTCAGTCCGGATCCGTTCCCGCGATGAAATCAGAAAGATCGGAGACTCATTCAATGATTTAATCGAAACTCTACGCTCCGTAGCCCTGTCAATTTACAACGGAGCGGAAGAGGTTTCTCTCGGAGCCGAACAGCTCAGCATTTCGTCACAACAGGTTTCACAGGGGGCAACAGAACAGGCTGCTTCTGCTGAAGAAGTTTCTGCATCAATGGAGCAGATGGGTTCAAACATTATGCACTCTGCTGATAATTCGCTGCAAACAGAAAAAATAGCCCGAAAGTCCGCCGATGATGCGGCAAAAGGCAGAGAAGCCGTTTCCCAGACTGTTGAAGCCATGAACACTATCGCCTCAAAAATTTCTATTATCGGCGAAATCGCCCGTCAGACAAATTTGCTGGCCTTGAATGCGGCGATCGAAGCCGCCAGGGCGGGTGATTCCGGCAAAGGTTTTGCCGTTGTGGCTTCCGAGGTGAGAAAACTGGCGGAAAGAAGTCAGACAGCTGCAGCCGAAATCGGAGAGCTTTCTGTAAGCAGTGTTGAAATCGCAGAGCGGGCGGGAGCCCTTCTCGATGAAATAGCACCGGCTATCAAAGAAACCTCAGACCTGGTACAGGAGATTTCCGCATCGAGCAGCGAACAGAGACTGGGCGCCGATCAGATAAATAAAGCCATCAGCCAGCTCGATAAGGTAGTCCAGCAGAATGCTTCTGCTTCTGAAGAGTCTGCTTCGATGGCGGAAGAACTGAACAGTCAGGCAAAACTGCTCAAAGAGTCGATCAGTTTTTTTAAACTGGAATAG
- a CDS encoding arginine deiminase — protein sequence MSQKPFYNVKSEVGKLEAVLLHRPGKELERLTPQYLEELLFDDIPWLGKMREEHDLFAEALRQRGCKVYYYDQMLEEVLREESVREELITEMAEFTGITKLKEKAAILDYLKSRDTHSLAEIFIAGLHKNEINYKRESRSLSYYITDDYPFYINPIPNLYFTRDPGAVIGNGVSINSMKTRARNRETMILSYINRYHHEIKDTAPPQWYDYKYADAIEGGDILTLSDKVVAVGCSARTSPLAIEKLAENLFASDSGYKEVLVIQIPFKRAYMHLDTVFTMLDVNKFTIFPGIEDDLKVFSITASPEGKEYLDITPKDDLRKALGQALGRDDIKIIQSGGGDKITAAREQWNDSTNTLAIAPGTVVTYRRNQASNETLRKNGVEVVEIEGSELVRGRGGPRCMSMPLRRAPII from the coding sequence ATGAGCCAGAAACCATTCTATAATGTGAAATCGGAAGTGGGCAAACTCGAAGCTGTCCTTCTCCACAGACCGGGGAAAGAGCTGGAAAGACTGACGCCGCAATATCTCGAAGAACTTCTTTTCGACGATATTCCATGGCTCGGAAAAATGCGGGAGGAACATGACCTGTTTGCCGAGGCACTCCGCCAGAGGGGCTGCAAGGTCTATTACTACGACCAGATGCTGGAAGAGGTTCTTCGCGAGGAATCGGTCAGGGAAGAGCTTATCACTGAAATGGCTGAGTTTACAGGCATTACCAAGTTAAAGGAAAAAGCGGCCATACTGGATTATCTGAAATCCAGAGATACACACAGCCTGGCGGAAATATTTATTGCCGGACTTCACAAGAATGAAATCAACTACAAAAGAGAAAGCAGAAGTCTTTCTTACTATATAACCGATGATTATCCCTTTTATATTAACCCCATCCCCAACCTCTACTTTACAAGAGACCCGGGAGCGGTTATCGGAAACGGGGTCTCGATCAATTCGATGAAAACCCGTGCGAGAAACAGAGAGACAATGATTCTCTCCTATATCAACCGTTATCATCATGAGATAAAAGATACGGCTCCGCCTCAGTGGTACGATTATAAATATGCCGATGCCATAGAAGGGGGAGATATCCTGACTCTCAGCGATAAAGTCGTCGCTGTCGGGTGCAGCGCCAGGACATCGCCTCTTGCCATTGAAAAGCTGGCTGAGAATCTTTTCGCTTCCGATTCGGGATACAAAGAGGTGCTGGTAATTCAGATTCCTTTTAAACGCGCTTATATGCATCTCGATACGGTCTTTACCATGCTTGATGTCAATAAATTCACTATTTTTCCGGGTATCGAAGACGATTTAAAGGTCTTCAGCATTACCGCTTCACCTGAAGGGAAGGAGTATCTGGACATAACCCCGAAAGATGATCTGAGAAAAGCTCTCGGGCAGGCTTTGGGTAGAGATGATATTAAAATCATCCAGAGCGGCGGCGGAGATAAGATAACCGCGGCCCGGGAACAGTGGAACGACAGCACGAATACTCTGGCCATCGCACCGGGTACGGTTGTCACTTACAGGAGAAATCAGGCTTCCAACGAAACGTTAAGAAAGAACGGCGTGGAAGTTGTAGAGATAGAAGGGTCCGAACTCGTCAGGGGACGGGGCGGCCCGAGATGCATGAGCATGCCTCTGAGAAGAGCGCCCATCATCTAG
- the argF gene encoding ornithine carbamoyltransferase, whose translation MPVNLKGRNFLTLKDFTPEEIRYMLDLSLDLKRKKRAGIKGDLLERKNIVLLFEKTSTRTRCAFEVAAFDEGGSVTFLTNSQMGKKESVEDTAKVLGRYYDGIEFRGFKQETVDLLAKHAGVPVWNGLTDLYHPTQILADFLTVMEHCDKPLNKVKFVYAGDARNNMGNSLMIGAAKMGMHFVALAPKELFPSEELVAEMREVAKGTGAVIELTDDINAVKDADVIYTDVWVSMGEEAMFEQRIKQLKPFQVNMDMIRKTGNDNVLFMHCLPAFHDQETEIGKDIKEKYGLDEMEVTDEVFRSKHSVVFDEAENRMHTIKAVMVATMGNL comes from the coding sequence ATGCCGGTAAACTTAAAAGGAAGAAACTTTTTAACACTGAAAGATTTTACACCTGAAGAGATTCGATATATGCTCGACCTTTCTCTCGACCTGAAGAGAAAAAAGAGAGCCGGAATCAAAGGTGATCTTCTCGAGAGAAAGAACATCGTTCTCCTCTTCGAAAAAACTTCAACAAGAACCAGATGCGCTTTCGAAGTGGCCGCTTTTGATGAAGGCGGAAGCGTTACCTTTCTGACAAACAGCCAGATGGGCAAAAAGGAATCGGTTGAAGATACAGCCAAAGTTCTGGGCCGATACTATGACGGGATCGAGTTCAGAGGCTTTAAACAGGAGACAGTCGATCTGCTGGCAAAACACGCCGGCGTTCCCGTATGGAACGGGCTGACAGACCTCTACCACCCCACTCAGATCCTCGCGGACTTCCTCACAGTTATGGAGCACTGCGACAAGCCCCTGAACAAGGTGAAATTCGTTTACGCCGGAGACGCCAGAAACAATATGGGGAATTCCCTTATGATCGGCGCTGCCAAGATGGGTATGCACTTTGTCGCCCTGGCTCCCAAAGAGCTCTTTCCCTCGGAAGAACTTGTAGCAGAAATGCGGGAAGTTGCCAAAGGAACCGGTGCGGTAATCGAACTGACAGATGATATCAATGCCGTTAAAGACGCCGATGTCATTTACACCGACGTATGGGTGTCCATGGGCGAGGAAGCCATGTTCGAGCAGAGAATCAAGCAGCTCAAGCCTTTCCAGGTGAACATGGACATGATCAGAAAAACCGGTAACGACAATGTTCTCTTTATGCACTGTCTGCCCGCTTTCCACGATCAGGAAACGGAGATTGGAAAGGACATCAAAGAGAAATACGGTCTCGATGAAATGGAAGTGACAGATGAGGTCTTCAGAAGCAAACACTCGGTAGTTTTCGACGAAGCGGAAAACAGAATGCACACCATCAAGGCGGTTATGGTCGCCACCATGGGCAATCTCTAG
- a CDS encoding sensor histidine kinase, producing MINRKTGGKGVLAGALLSANFLTLFITAWALDVRSIAFYALLFSLMVFVFLFAVILMNSNRRTGLNLSKTRDENKYLQDYISASWSSNKKLIHEEKILAVRYMMMGFSHEIGTPLGNALTSVSVLDNLLKESEVANKDILYALDLSRSSIERTIELVNKFKDVAQISLKEEEHEFRLREVLNNISEVKRHEWKGLDLSLNIDCDRTFHINSYPYSLSIVLGVLLDNAGESYKGGKGSIDIICEKRHRDLEIRITDKGAGIKRENLEHILDPFFTTGRGEKHMGLGLSIAHNLIVNLFGGDLKIDSEWGDGTTSRLFLPGVFSPAKANI from the coding sequence ATGATCAATCGCAAAACAGGTGGAAAAGGGGTTCTTGCGGGAGCCCTCCTCTCCGCCAACTTCCTGACACTGTTTATTACCGCATGGGCGCTGGACGTTCGCAGCATCGCTTTTTATGCCCTTCTGTTCTCGCTTATGGTTTTCGTCTTCCTCTTTGCGGTGATTCTGATGAATTCAAACAGGAGAACGGGCCTGAATTTGTCGAAAACCCGCGATGAGAACAAGTATCTCCAGGATTATATCAGCGCCAGCTGGAGTTCCAATAAAAAACTGATCCATGAGGAAAAAATCCTTGCGGTCCGCTATATGATGATGGGCTTCTCTCACGAAATCGGTACGCCTCTGGGCAATGCCCTCACATCGGTCAGCGTTCTTGACAACCTGTTGAAAGAGAGTGAAGTCGCAAACAAGGATATTTTGTACGCGCTGGACCTGAGCCGAAGCAGCATTGAGAGGACCATAGAGCTTGTTAATAAATTCAAGGACGTCGCTCAGATCTCTCTCAAAGAGGAAGAGCATGAGTTCCGGCTCCGCGAAGTTCTGAATAACATCAGCGAAGTGAAAAGGCACGAATGGAAAGGGTTGGATCTTTCCTTAAACATCGATTGCGACAGAACGTTTCATATTAATAGCTATCCCTATTCTTTGAGCATCGTTTTGGGCGTGCTGCTGGATAACGCGGGCGAATCCTATAAGGGCGGAAAAGGTTCCATTGATATAATTTGCGAAAAACGGCACCGGGATCTGGAAATCCGGATAACGGACAAAGGTGCCGGTATTAAAAGAGAGAATCTGGAGCACATCCTCGATCCCTTCTTTACGACAGGCCGCGGAGAAAAGCATATGGGACTGGGGCTTTCCATCGCCCATAATCTGATCGTTAATCTCTTCGGAGGCGATCTGAAGATAGATTCGGAATGGGGAGACGGAACAACTTCGAGACTTTTTCTTCCCGGTGTTTTCAGCCCCGCCAAAGCGAACATTTAA
- a CDS encoding substrate-binding periplasmic protein produces MIKKIAFAIPFVFFLLSCGSEKTELEIDQDLNNEASESAQSQVSEAEDVVSSPLISVSPDDEVLIFVRQDGAPGMYLGDDGEVHGFYVDLEKMVMDEMGQKYKFIPYGDAGPVILGLKSGTHHIALAAPDLPGFRSSFNLSMPYEILHFVTFVQSDNNDIKGSTREELIASLHGKRVGVQTQGHIWESLRNEREIELIEYPTTTKAMEDLDKGLLDAVPDVKRIGLYYAAKEGWDIKPVGEPIISHTITTAISQRFDNTLIDRYNAALQAIIDDGRRDALYQSYFGPMGEDVKP; encoded by the coding sequence ATGATAAAAAAAATCGCCTTTGCAATACCATTCGTTTTTTTCCTTCTAAGTTGCGGATCGGAAAAAACCGAACTGGAAATCGATCAGGATTTAAACAACGAGGCTTCGGAAAGCGCTCAAAGCCAGGTCTCCGAAGCTGAAGACGTTGTAAGCAGTCCGCTCATAAGTGTCTCGCCCGATGACGAAGTCCTCATTTTCGTCCGCCAGGACGGCGCCCCCGGAATGTATCTGGGCGACGATGGCGAGGTTCATGGTTTTTATGTCGATCTGGAAAAAATGGTCATGGACGAAATGGGGCAGAAGTACAAATTCATACCCTATGGAGACGCGGGCCCCGTTATCCTCGGTTTGAAATCGGGAACGCACCACATTGCGCTGGCCGCGCCGGATCTTCCCGGATTCCGCTCATCATTCAATCTGTCCATGCCCTATGAGATTCTTCATTTTGTAACATTCGTGCAATCGGATAATAATGATATCAAAGGATCGACGAGAGAGGAATTAATCGCGAGTCTTCACGGGAAACGCGTAGGTGTACAGACGCAGGGGCATATCTGGGAGTCTCTCAGGAACGAAAGAGAAATAGAACTTATCGAATATCCTACGACGACCAAAGCTATGGAAGATCTGGATAAGGGCCTTCTCGATGCCGTTCCCGATGTGAAAAGAATCGGCTTGTACTACGCTGCGAAAGAGGGGTGGGATATAAAGCCGGTCGGAGAGCCTATCATCAGTCATACCATTACGACAGCCATTTCCCAGAGATTTGACAATACTTTGATTGACCGATACAACGCCGCTCTACAGGCCATAATCGACGACGGCCGGAGAGACGCTCTATACCAGAGCTACTTCGGTCCCATGGGCGAGGATGTCAAGCCTTAA
- a CDS encoding non-ribosomal peptide synthetase, producing MMAMKKNRIIKRDLSGPQKGVHFSEFSSGSLPVNTIAVRYFFEAFVPITHFEAAVNQTLISFPTLRMRMSSESVTARQYITPFAPLAFSDYTPFADEKECKVWADSLVKEKIPYWDSPLADFHPFRIGNDRYGFVFRAHHIISDAWTYQLVTEEIFANLKRNYPYELKRERKGSYLLYLKEEESYLNSERYVSDKDYWKQALLPVPPRVGFFFSKHPSSHSAERNNFTIDDGTSRRINDFCSLKKITPSVFFLWILSATIALASNNREFLIGMLTHNRISKKEKRIAGMFVNTIALKIKSDFQSSLWDNLQKIQQELAGGMRRQRFPVSSLFVNEESGKETVFNSLEIVYSYNSVKYPFDSRFHYCGAENFPLLIRPYIDDESRFSIDMDYRTDSIDIDRILILQENFLTVLEAALDDCDRLLHTTPWISSRHINRVLKTFNKPVALPEQKVLVHQILETREATDPGAPALSFNGQTLSYGELNIRANRIARKLRETLGEGEHLVALLMDRSFDLVAVLYGILKAGYAYVPINSHHPAKRNRLILEEAKPSLILSDCRETAELYGGCLVLSEWEDASARTGNLDLDLPMERLAYVIFTSGSTGRPKGVMVEHGAVVNRLLWMKDYYNLGPEDCFIQKTPYTFDVSVPELFGWPLGGGRLHLLLPGEEKNPPAIIDALKKHSASIVHFVPSMLRAFLEYVETAHRIDELKSLRLVACSGEVLPGEAASRFFGLFERASVRLLNLYGPTEAAVEVTAHECSGGFHRLLPIGFPISNVQILILSPRGDILPPGIRGELCIAGPCLARGYLNAPDLTEKAFTAHPRAAGGRIYRTGDLASWNESGEILFHGRMDHQVKIRGNRIELGEIEGALESHPAISAAVVLVQNDKRGNQSLACHYTASQPCSDRNLRDYLTDRLPPYMIPQLWKEEKRLPLTSSGKIDRNNIEPVAVESFENSDRNRRGFTIESAIREEWERVLPDKAFSDDDDFFSLGGDSFGLITIFASLEKKFHVTLQELFDHSTINDLASFILENKTLTLSPEIRDLRVWDQVSLLARERKRLREYEQSQYELYYSTLVQDKTFETILLTGGTGFFGIHLAKTILERSVSSLFLLVRGETEEKARNRFAELWSYYFAGSELTEWRDRLIFLCGDLTKEKLGLDKALWDSLGDRVDTIIHAGANVRHYGQYEDYVGTNIRGTETLLSLMEKGRDKEYHYISTISLHLLERRGGFGFFYESDFPSEPHLENNYLESKWEAERILRTSGMNVRIYRLGNLVGSSDKGINQINRSGNAFLRSLDAYVRIGAVPDLDEEFIDMTYVDQAAEAVWLLMRTTTPLRCFHVLNPLRIAMRDLGASFGLSVMEVGEFLDRFEKESDLFTFAPYLKYPELLFSDPRSDHTDVILKKGGHKWIYPEKEYILSISKHP from the coding sequence ATGATGGCAATGAAAAAAAACAGGATCATAAAAAGAGATTTGAGCGGACCGCAAAAGGGAGTGCATTTCTCCGAATTCAGCTCGGGCTCCCTTCCCGTTAACACAATTGCCGTTCGCTACTTTTTTGAGGCCTTTGTTCCGATCACGCATTTTGAAGCAGCTGTCAACCAGACTCTCATATCCTTTCCCACCTTAAGGATGCGCATGAGCAGCGAGAGCGTTACGGCTAGACAGTATATCACCCCCTTCGCACCTCTGGCATTCAGCGATTATACCCCTTTTGCAGATGAAAAGGAGTGTAAAGTCTGGGCCGATTCCCTTGTAAAAGAAAAAATTCCCTACTGGGATTCTCCTCTAGCCGATTTTCATCCTTTCCGCATCGGGAACGACCGATACGGGTTTGTTTTTCGGGCGCATCACATTATTTCCGATGCCTGGACCTATCAGCTTGTTACGGAGGAGATTTTCGCCAATCTAAAGCGGAATTATCCTTATGAACTGAAACGCGAGAGGAAAGGAAGCTACCTTCTATATCTGAAAGAAGAAGAGAGCTATTTGAATTCCGAACGATATGTTTCTGACAAAGACTACTGGAAGCAGGCTCTTTTGCCCGTCCCTCCCAGGGTCGGCTTTTTTTTCAGCAAACACCCCAGTTCCCACAGCGCGGAGAGGAATAATTTTACAATCGATGACGGGACATCCCGGCGAATTAATGATTTCTGCAGCCTGAAAAAGATCACTCCGTCGGTGTTTTTCCTATGGATACTGTCTGCGACCATCGCTTTGGCATCGAACAACAGGGAATTTCTTATCGGGATGCTGACTCATAACCGCATAAGCAAAAAGGAAAAAAGAATTGCGGGCATGTTCGTCAACACGATCGCCCTGAAAATAAAAAGCGACTTTCAGTCATCCCTGTGGGACAACCTTCAGAAAATTCAGCAGGAGCTTGCAGGCGGCATGAGGCGCCAGAGGTTCCCCGTTAGCTCCCTTTTTGTCAATGAAGAGTCCGGAAAGGAAACAGTCTTCAATTCTCTTGAAATCGTCTATTCATACAACTCTGTCAAATATCCATTTGACAGTCGATTTCATTATTGCGGTGCCGAAAACTTCCCTCTCCTGATACGTCCTTATATTGATGATGAAAGCCGTTTTTCAATTGACATGGATTACAGAACCGATTCGATCGATATAGACAGGATATTGATACTTCAGGAAAATTTCCTCACTGTGCTCGAAGCCGCTTTGGATGATTGCGACCGATTGCTTCATACAACGCCCTGGATCAGCTCCCGCCATATCAATCGCGTTCTCAAAACATTCAACAAACCGGTCGCCTTGCCCGAACAGAAGGTTCTCGTCCACCAGATCCTCGAGACACGGGAAGCGACAGATCCCGGTGCCCCCGCCCTGTCTTTCAACGGGCAAACGCTATCCTACGGCGAACTGAACATCCGGGCCAACCGCATCGCCCGGAAGCTCCGCGAAACTCTCGGAGAGGGGGAACATCTGGTCGCTCTTCTCATGGACAGAAGCTTTGATCTGGTTGCTGTCTTATACGGCATACTCAAGGCGGGCTACGCCTATGTGCCGATAAACAGCCATCATCCGGCCAAAAGGAACCGTCTGATTCTCGAAGAGGCGAAACCATCACTCATTTTATCAGACTGCCGGGAAACAGCGGAGCTCTACGGCGGCTGCCTGGTTCTTTCCGAGTGGGAAGACGCTTCAGCCCGTACGGGAAACCTCGACCTCGACTTGCCAATGGAGAGGCTGGCCTATGTCATTTTCACTTCCGGCTCCACCGGACGGCCCAAGGGAGTGATGGTCGAACACGGGGCCGTCGTGAACAGACTTCTCTGGATGAAAGATTATTATAATCTCGGCCCGGAGGATTGCTTCATCCAGAAGACGCCCTACACTTTCGACGTATCGGTTCCCGAATTATTCGGCTGGCCGCTTGGCGGGGGGCGTCTCCATCTGCTGTTGCCGGGTGAAGAAAAGAACCCTCCGGCCATAATCGATGCCTTGAAAAAACACTCCGCTTCGATTGTCCACTTCGTTCCGTCCATGCTCCGCGCCTTTCTCGAATATGTCGAAACGGCCCACAGGATCGATGAGCTCAAATCCCTCAGGCTGGTCGCCTGCAGCGGCGAAGTCCTTCCGGGAGAAGCGGCATCGCGGTTCTTCGGCTTATTTGAAAGAGCTTCAGTACGCCTTCTCAATTTATACGGCCCCACGGAAGCTGCTGTCGAAGTGACGGCCCATGAGTGTTCCGGCGGATTCCACAGGCTGCTGCCTATCGGATTCCCCATATCCAATGTGCAAATCCTGATCCTATCGCCCCGCGGCGACATTCTCCCGCCGGGAATCCGCGGCGAATTATGCATCGCCGGCCCCTGCCTGGCCAGAGGATACCTGAATGCTCCGGATCTGACGGAGAAAGCTTTCACCGCTCACCCCCGGGCTGCCGGAGGAAGAATTTACAGAACGGGAGACCTGGCCAGCTGGAATGAAAGCGGAGAGATATTATTTCACGGCCGCATGGACCATCAGGTAAAAATCCGCGGGAACCGCATCGAACTGGGCGAGATTGAAGGTGCCCTGGAATCCCATCCCGCCATCTCCGCAGCTGTCGTGCTGGTACAGAATGACAAGAGGGGCAATCAGTCTCTGGCCTGTCATTACACGGCTAGTCAGCCTTGCTCCGACCGGAACCTCAGGGACTATCTGACCGACAGGCTTCCGCCTTATATGATTCCCCAGCTATGGAAGGAAGAGAAACGTCTTCCTCTGACTTCAAGCGGAAAGATCGACCGGAATAACATAGAACCTGTTGCCGTTGAATCATTTGAAAACTCAGACAGAAATCGCCGCGGCTTCACGATAGAATCGGCCATAAGGGAGGAATGGGAGAGAGTCCTTCCCGACAAAGCCTTTTCCGACGACGATGACTTTTTCTCTCTGGGAGGCGATTCATTCGGGCTCATCACCATTTTCGCCAGTCTGGAAAAAAAATTCCATGTAACGCTTCAGGAGCTTTTCGACCACAGCACCATCAATGATCTGGCCTCCTTTATCCTGGAAAACAAAACGCTGACCCTGTCGCCGGAGATAAGAGACCTGAGGGTCTGGGATCAGGTTTCCCTTCTGGCCCGGGAGCGGAAAAGACTGCGGGAATATGAGCAAAGCCAGTACGAACTCTATTATTCGACCTTAGTCCAGGATAAAACCTTCGAAACCATACTTTTAACAGGTGGGACGGGCTTTTTCGGCATCCATCTGGCAAAAACGATCCTGGAGCGATCTGTATCAAGTTTGTTTTTGCTGGTTCGCGGCGAAACAGAAGAGAAAGCCCGGAACCGCTTTGCAGAACTCTGGAGCTACTATTTTGCCGGATCCGAACTGACGGAATGGAGGGACCGCCTCATTTTTCTCTGCGGAGACCTGACTAAGGAGAAGCTGGGTCTCGATAAGGCTCTTTGGGATTCCCTCGGCGACAGGGTCGATACGATCATTCACGCCGGCGCCAATGTCCGGCATTACGGCCAATATGAGGATTATGTGGGAACCAATATCCGCGGAACCGAAACTCTTCTGTCTCTTATGGAGAAAGGAAGGGACAAAGAATATCATTATATCAGCACCATCAGTCTGCATTTGCTGGAGAGAAGAGGGGGATTCGGCTTCTTCTACGAAAGCGATTTCCCATCGGAACCGCATCTGGAAAACAATTACCTTGAGTCGAAATGGGAAGCCGAGCGGATTTTGCGAACCAGCGGAATGAATGTCAGGATCTACAGGCTCGGAAATCTGGTCGGGAGTTCCGATAAGGGGATCAATCAGATCAATCGCAGCGGAAACGCTTTCCTGCGATCCCTGGACGCCTATGTTAGAATCGGAGCCGTTCCCGATCTTGATGAAGAGTTCATCGACATGACCTATGTCGATCAGGCCGCCGAAGCGGTGTGGCTGCTGATGAGGACGACCACGCCTCTGCGATGCTTTCACGTTCTGAATCCCCTGCGGATTGCCATGAGGGATCTCGGCGCTTCTTTCGGTCTGTCCGTGATGGAAGTCGGGGAATTCCTCGACCGCTTCGAAAAAGAGAGCGACCTTTTTACCTTTGCTCCTTATCTGAAATATCCGGAACTGCTCTTTTCCGATCCCCGAAGCGACCACACCGATGTCATATTGAAAAAAGGCGGACATAAGTGGATATATCCGGAAAAAGAGTATATCCTATCGATAAGCAAGCACCCCTGA